Part of the Nostoc sp. ATCC 53789 genome, CGCCAACTCGTAGTTACACCCCTATTTCTGCATCTTGCTTGCTGGGTGTTTCACGGTCAAGAAAAATTTCCGACTAAGCGGACTGACTTTTATAAGCAAGGTTTAGACCTTCTATTGGGCAAATGGGATGAAGCCAGAGGTATTGAACGTGATGAAGTTTACCGAGGGTTTTTATTACCACAAAAGCTCAAGTTATTGAGTCAGATTGCAGCAGCGACATTTGAGCAAGGTCAGTACTTTTTTGAGCAACGCATCGTTGAGCAATACATTGGTGACTATATTCAGAATCTGACCAAAGCGCCAATGGATGCCGAAGAACTGCAAATAGAAAGCGAAGCAGCACTGAAAGCAATCGAGGCTCAACATGGGCTACTAGCAGAACGGGCGCGGGGAATTTTTTCCTTCTCCTATCTGGCGTTTCAAGAATACTTTACAGCAAGAAAAATCGTTGCCAGCCATAATCTAGAGGCATTTGGGGAAGCTTTAGAAGGATTAGTTAGTCACATTACAGACCCGCACTGGCACGAAATTTTCTTGTTAACAGCTACCATGCTCCGAAGTGCAGACTCTTTAGTACAGTTGATGAAGCAACAGATTGATGCACTGGTTGGCCAAGACCCTTATTTACAAGAATTTTTGACCTGGGCGAGCCAAAAATCTCGTACTATTCCCAGCCAAGCAAAAGAGGCAACAACTCGAGCCTTTTACCTTGCCTTAAGTCGGACTCCTCACATAGCTTCTCACTTTGCCCTAGCCAGCAGCCTCGACCAGGGAATGTTTCTGGATACGGCTTTAGATGACCTACTGCTCGAATGTGCAATTGATGGGAGCCAGGACTTTGCCCACATCCACGCCTGTGGAGATGCTCTCTCAAACATTTTGGGTATAGTTCTGGATGTTGGACTTCATAAATCCCTACAACAACTCTCTGACCAATTGCCAAGTTCTCGTCAAAATCAAGAACGGCTTAGGCTATGGGGGCAGACAAACTATGCAGCCTGGGCTGAACAGTTAAAGATGAAGGTCATTAATTATCGCAACATTAACCACCAGTGGCAGTTTAGCACCGAACAACAACAAGTTTTGCAACGATACTACGATGCCAATAAGTTACTACTCGATTGTCTGCATAGCAATTGTGAAGTGACGGCTGCTATCAGGCGAGAAATTGAAGCCACCTTATTGTTACCTCAAAAGGAACTTGAGGACAGGGAATGGCAATAATCCTTTTGGTTAATTACGCAAATAGGTAGTTGCCAAATTAGTTTTCATTACGTTTTGTGTCATAGTCAATCAACTAATTTAGTAAATCAAACAACACTTTGCCATATTACAGAAAGTTTTTCATTTAATTTCTAGCAAAAATCCTTCTTTCGGTACTTTTCTTTGTAACCACTCTTCTCCTGAAACAGAAGCTGCGCGTAGCTTACTTAGATTGGTACGGAAACGTTTCCAATGAATGCGCCTTTTGACCAAATCAACTTGAGACACGATAGGGTCTCTAAGAGTTGCCCAGTAGAATTTCGCATCTCTACTTACTCATTTTCAACCCACTTTGCACTTAGAGCTTTAATGGCAGGTCTTGTTATGAATTTAATCAATGGCTTTTGCTTGACAGATGGGATACTCAAAGGTGTAGAAGTACTCGTTGTAGACAACGATCGCGATAGTAGAGATTTGTACGCATTTTTACTCAAAGACCAGAGTGCAAATGTGATTACTGCTGGTTCAGTAAAAGAAGCTTTAGAAATCCTGAGTTGGTTCACGCCCAACATCCTTGTCTGTGAAATTAGGTTTTTGGGTGAAAGTATTTATACATTGCTAAATACATTGAGTGCTATGGAAGCAGACAATGGAAAGCATATCCCAATTATTGTGACTTCAACATCTACCACAGGTACTCATGACCTAATTCCAAATGTGGAGTTTGAAAAATATTTACTTAAACCATTCGACCTTGACAAATTTGTTTCTATGATTAGAAATCAAGTACAGGAAGATGTGTCACAAAACTTTTGCCCCGATGTATTAGTTTTACACTAGTAGTTCGCCAAGTGAACTTGGCGGGGTAAAGGGTAAAGGGGAAGGGGGAAAGGTTTCAAATCCCTTACCCCTTACCCCTTCCCCTTTACCCAGCCATCACGCAGCATTTTTGGGTTGGCAGACTACTAGTACACTGTAGCGGAAGCGTATTGCCCGATTACTAAGCACTTCTCAAAGCCACAATTGGGTCGAGTTTAGCAGCGCGACGTGCAGGAACAACACCAAAGAATAAACCAATACCACCAGAGACACCAACTGCCATAGTAATTGCTACAGGAGAAAGACTTGCTTCTAAGGGAGTTAAGGCTCCCACTAATAGAATGCCACTGATACCAACCGCAGTCCCAACTAAACCACCAGCTGCGGAAACTATTACTGCTTCAATAATGAACTGTAGCAAAATATCTTGCTCAGTTGCCCCGATCGCTTTTCTCAATCCGATTTCTTGGGTGCGTTCGGTGACGGAAACTAGCATTATATTCATAATGCCAATGCCGCCGACAAACAAAGATATCCCTGCGATCGCTGCTAGCATAATTGTCAATGCACCTGTGATTTGACCAACAGTTTGCAAAGCATCCTTTTGAGAGCGGATAGTAAAGTCATCTTCACCATTAATTTTGTGCCGTAGACGCAGCAAATTAGCAATTTGAAATTCTGCTGCATCCACGCTCTCTGAATCACGAGCGGCAGCAACGAGATAATCTAAAGCAATGCCATAAGGAGAATTCTTTCCCACAAGTCGGTTGGCTGAGGTTGTGATTGGTATGAGCGCTGCATCATCATAATCTGCTCCCACGCTGGAACCTTTGGCTATTAATATCCCAATCACTTGAAAGCTAGTATTTCCAATTCGCAATTGCTGACCGATAGCATTACTATTACCGAATAGTTTTTCTGCCAAGTCTCCACCTAAGACAACGACTTGGTTACTTCGCTTCATGTCTACCTCGCTAAAAAATCTGCCTTTAGCAGTTTCAAAATCCCGCACTGATAAGAAGCTGGGAGTTGTACCAATGATGTTGACATCAGTGTTTCGGTTGCTATATGTAACTACCTGTCTCCTGTTTAACTCTGGCGCAACTCCTACTACTGTTGGTACTTGAGAAGCGATCGCATCGGCATCTTGTAACACCAGAGTTTTTGGCACTTCAAAGGAGATACGCTGAGTTTCTCGATTACCTGGCAGTATAAACAGCACATTTGGCCCTAATGACTCTAGCTGTTTATTCACATATTTTTGCCCACCTTCGCCAATGCCAATCATGGCAATTACTGAGGCATTACCAATAACGATACCCAACATCGTCAGGGCACTACGCAGCTTATTTGACAGCAGGGTTTTACCCGCCATTTGGACACTTTCTAAAAAATTCATGTCTTAATAATTACGAATTACTCTTTTCTTTCGCCTTCTCGATTTTGTAGTCTTTGGGTGGATTAACAAAAACGCGATCGCCTTCTTTAACTCCCCCTAATATCTGAGTTTGGTCTTGAATCTGTGCCCCAACTGTAATTTCGCGGAACTGGGGTTTATTCTTTGCATCTGGTACAAGTACGCCAGTTTGACCCTTTTCAGTGACAATTGACACCGTTGGTAGCACCAAAGCATTATTGACGCGATCGCCTAAAAAAGTCAGATCCACATTTAAGCCAGAACGCAGTTTATCTGTACCAGTATCAAGAGCAACCCGCACCTGGAAGGATGTCACCCCTTGTTCCACCACTGCTTCGGGGGCAATTAAGCGCACATGACCTTTAAAAACTTGATCAGGATAAGCATCAGCGACAATTTCCACCTGCTGTCCCGGTTTAATTCTGCCAATATCGGCTTCAGGAACTTGAGCTAATATTTCTAACCCACGTGCTACGGCAACAATTGAACTAGAAGTTGCCGATGCGCTAGTAGAAGCAGAAGTGGTGGGTGTCACAAAAGCACCAGGTTCGGCATACTTTTGGGTAACAATTCCCGAAAGCGGAGCGCGAATAATTGTATCTTCCAACTGCACTTGCACACCTTTCAATTGAGCTTCAGCACTGGCTACAGCCGCTTGGCGCTGGACAATTTCCTCAGAACGAGTACCATCTTCTAACAGTACCAATGCTGCCCGTGCTTCATTAACAGCTGCTTGACGTTGGTCGATTTCCTCAGTCCGAGTCCCACTTTGGACTAACGACAATCGTTTTTTAGCTTCTTCTAAACTGGCTCTAGCACTCTTGTCTTCGCTGATGGCTTGATCGAGTAATTGTTTTTTCTCTGCTCCCTCTTTATATAGGTATTGGTAGCGCTTTACCTGTTCGCTGGTGTAATTCACCTTTGCTTGAGCCGCATCCACTTGGGATTGAGATTGAGCAATCTCTTGGGGACGATTACCAGCCCTAGCTTGGGCTAACTGGGCTTGAGCTTGTGCTAACCGCGCTTTTGCTTGAGCGATTTCTTGAGGACGACTACCAGCAAGGGCTTCGGCTAATTGTGCTTGACTTTGGGCTAAGTTAGCACGATACTGACTCCTTTGAGCCTCAATACCTGCGCTATCCATGCGGGCGAGAATTTGCCCTTGTTGAATGCGATCGCCTTGTTGTACATATAATTGCGATAGCACACCGGGGTTCTTCGGACTAATA contains:
- a CDS encoding NACHT domain-containing NTPase gives rise to the protein MVKRSLQASLIGIEQAKRAFALKGWTQDNLSAEVNLKTRQPIWRFFSGRPVERHTFIEICSVLELNWREIASNPPAEFMELEEYGRPPVLDIDGLVEKVRSQRFDKIQDQCGILQLLDISRPVAIDDIYIDVNILEEIASQQWLEITALQNLDPKQFDRFGLGEADQNQIPGTQAVETYSKLRVLGKPGVGKTTFLQYLAIQCNQGTFAGNLVPIFITLRNFAEESKVTNEFSLLKYIRQEFLTSGVSDSSAIETLLSAGRVLILLDGMDEILNQQSNTVLSEIRRFSEKYHKNQFVAACRTASQKLRLRGFTDVEIAPFTSEQIIAFAQKWFVAFTKTNIQDGQALSVQFVEKLDLDENWQFRQLVVTPLFLHLACWVFHGQEKFPTKRTDFYKQGLDLLLGKWDEARGIERDEVYRGFLLPQKLKLLSQIAAATFEQGQYFFEQRIVEQYIGDYIQNLTKAPMDAEELQIESEAALKAIEAQHGLLAERARGIFSFSYLAFQEYFTARKIVASHNLEAFGEALEGLVSHITDPHWHEIFLLTATMLRSADSLVQLMKQQIDALVGQDPYLQEFLTWASQKSRTIPSQAKEATTRAFYLALSRTPHIASHFALASSLDQGMFLDTALDDLLLECAIDGSQDFAHIHACGDALSNILGIVLDVGLHKSLQQLSDQLPSSRQNQERLRLWGQTNYAAWAEQLKMKVINYRNINHQWQFSTEQQQVLQRYYDANKLLLDCLHSNCEVTAAIRREIEATLLLPQKELEDREWQ
- a CDS encoding response regulator, which encodes MNLINGFCLTDGILKGVEVLVVDNDRDSRDLYAFLLKDQSANVITAGSVKEALEILSWFTPNILVCEIRFLGESIYTLLNTLSAMEADNGKHIPIIVTSTSTTGTHDLIPNVEFEKYLLKPFDLDKFVSMIRNQVQEDVSQNFCPDVLVLH
- a CDS encoding ABC transporter permease: MNFLESVQMAGKTLLSNKLRSALTMLGIVIGNASVIAMIGIGEGGQKYVNKQLESLGPNVLFILPGNRETQRISFEVPKTLVLQDADAIASQVPTVVGVAPELNRRQVVTYSNRNTDVNIIGTTPSFLSVRDFETAKGRFFSEVDMKRSNQVVVLGGDLAEKLFGNSNAIGQQLRIGNTSFQVIGILIAKGSSVGADYDDAALIPITTSANRLVGKNSPYGIALDYLVAAARDSESVDAAEFQIANLLRLRHKINGEDDFTIRSQKDALQTVGQITGALTIMLAAIAGISLFVGGIGIMNIMLVSVTERTQEIGLRKAIGATEQDILLQFIIEAVIVSAAGGLVGTAVGISGILLVGALTPLEASLSPVAITMAVGVSGGIGLFFGVVPARRAAKLDPIVALRSA
- a CDS encoding efflux RND transporter periplasmic adaptor subunit; the protein is MATHIEIPVIGKVKYPFRWLMGLITGGVLVVGTITTYTLMNQGKKEDIAQLTVPVAAKNVTLRITASGKVVPIQSVNISPKNPGVLSQLYVQQGDRIQQGQILARMDSAGIEAQRSQYRANLAQSQAQLAEALAGSRPQEIAQAKARLAQAQAQLAQARAGNRPQEIAQSQSQVDAAQAKVNYTSEQVKRYQYLYKEGAEKKQLLDQAISEDKSARASLEEAKKRLSLVQSGTRTEEIDQRQAAVNEARAALVLLEDGTRSEEIVQRQAAVASAEAQLKGVQVQLEDTIIRAPLSGIVTQKYAEPGAFVTPTTSASTSASATSSSIVAVARGLEILAQVPEADIGRIKPGQQVEIVADAYPDQVFKGHVRLIAPEAVVEQGVTSFQVRVALDTGTDKLRSGLNVDLTFLGDRVNNALVLPTVSIVTEKGQTGVLVPDAKNKPQFREITVGAQIQDQTQILGGVKEGDRVFVNPPKDYKIEKAKEKSNS